The segment AGGGAAATTTTTCACTACTATGATTTATTTAGCAGATTACTTTAAATTAAATCCTTTATATGCACTTAAACAATATGCTTCATCTGTAACTACAGGGGAAACATTGCAAAAGAATTTCACAGTAATTAAAGAAATTAATGGTGAAAGCTCTCGAGAAATACCGGTTACTCCAGAAGAAGAAAACAAATTAAATAAATATCCTGCTTTTGATTTTGTTTCATCTATTTATGCTGTTGGAAACTATTTATATAACAGTGAAACAGGTAATTTTGAATATACTTCTGATACAATGCCTGCTTTCCAAATTCCAGCTGGCCAAGATTATGTTTTTGATTTTGAAAAAGGTATTGCTTCATTTAATCCTAATTTTAGAATTAAAAACATTCAAGTTCCAACTCAAACTAAATTAGGGAATTCTTTAACTATAGATTCAAATAATAAATTTAAAGTTACTTACCACGCTAATTCAGATACTTTTGCAGAAATTGATGAATTTGACTTAGATATTATTCCAGATGAATTCGAAACTAAACCAAGTAATTATGTACCAATGTACAAAATGAAAATTAAAATTAGAAATGTAGTTAATCGTCCAGTGATGAAACTATATCCAAGGTTAAATTCTAATGTAAATTCTTTTGATGAACTTTATGCTGCTTACGCTCAAATAGATCAAAATAATATTATTTCATTTGTGCAAGATTTTAATTTCGATGAACTTAATTATTTAAACAAGAAGCAAAATACTCTTTTAGAATCAACAATGAAATTTGTTGCTCCTACAACAGGAACTTTTGAATTTAAAGCACTAGCTGATGATTGATCTGCAGTTTGAGTTAATAATCAATTAATTGGAAGTAGTTTGAGAGCTTCTAATAGTGAACAAAATTTAGGTTCATTTGAATTTGTCAAAGGCCAAATTTACGAAATTAAATTAGCAGTTTATAACAAAGCAGGCGCTGGTAATATGAATTTCTGATTAGCTAATGGCACAGAAAAAATTAATTTAGTTACAAATTCTATAACTCCTACTTTAAACACTGATAATTTAAATCCAGATCAACTTCGCAATTTAATTGAAAATCCAGCTTATCAATATCAACGTAGATACAGAACTAATGAAAGTAAAAACAAAACTCAAATTTCAAGATATATCAAAAATCTAGAAATGGTGGAACCACAATTTAGTTTTACTAGAATGGTGCCGAATGTTCCGGAAGCTCCTAAAGTATTTGATAATGATATTAATACATATTATGAAAAATTTTATGCTAATGCTGCTCAAAATAGACCGGTTAGATTAATATATAGAACTAGTGAAAGTTTTAAAGCTAACTTTATTGACATATATCCAAGACAAGACTATTGACGTTGATATGTACCGAATGAATTGACAGTAACAATTAAAGAAAAAAATTCTGATGAATATCATATACAAAATTTATATTATGATTTTAGTTCAAGATACAGCAATTCTTCTTATCAAAGAGTTTTCTTCGATCGTGTTTATGACATAGAAGAAATTACTATTCAAGCCAAAAATACTCTTAATACAGATAGATATGGAATTACTTTAGCTGAAATTAAATTTGGAATTAACTTAAATACCGATAGCATCATTCCAATTAATAGCGAAAATAATAGATTTTATGGACATTGAGAAATAATAAGTAGTGAAAGAGATGGTGTAGAAACTCCAATTAATGGTTTTGTAGCTAAATCTGTAACTGCTAATGACTATATAGAAATTCCAATTAATTCGCCAGAAATGGTAATTATGGGACAAAAAGGTCAAGATATGTCTACTTTTGACGTTTATTTTGATGGTGAATTAGTAGGCAGAGACATTAGTGCTTCTAACCAATCAAACAACACATTATTATTTAATGAATTATTATTTTTAACCAAAATTACTGATACAAATATAAATTGAAATGATTCACACGCTCTTAAAATTGTAAATAAAGAAAACAAACCGTTAGTTTTAACATTTATTTCATATAAAGATATTCAGAATTAAAAAATGCCTATTTATAAGCATTTTTTATTCCTTTGTTTACAAATTGCGATCTTTTAAAAGATTACTGTAAATTTTGTTCAACTCTTTCCTGAGTTTCCAAGTTACAATCTTTCAAAAAACGAATACATCTACCATATAGTTGTATTCGTTTTTTTGTCTTAAAAATTACTAGAACTATTTATCTAGTATGTTGTAAAAATCACTATAAATTTTGTTCAAATATTTCTGTAAGGAACTAAATTATTTGTAATTTTAGATACTACTTCATTATGGTTATGAACTTCAAAGCATCTATAAAATCATTTTTCTCAATTGTGAAATTACTCTCAAATTGGACATTTAAGTTTCTATATAATATGTTAAATGTTAAATCAAAAGCACCTCTATTTAATTACAAAGGTGCTTTTGATTTAAAAATGTATTAAGTAGGTTAACGTTTTGATTTGTCATATGCAACACCGGCTGCAGCTGGACCAGCTGATTTTTTTGATGTTGCAAAAAGAACAATTAAGGTCACTACAAATGGAAGTGCTTTAAATAATTCTTCGAATTTTTTAATTGAATCAAAACTACTAATTCCAAAGTATGAGAATGAATAAAGAGCTGCGAAAATAAGTGAAATAATAGTTGAAATACTAATTTTTCATTGACCGGTAATCATAATAGCTAAAGCTAGGAAACCAATCCCTTGCACGTCAGCAGTAGTTGAGAATTCATTTAAACGTAAAGTAGCGAAAATAGAACCTCCAACACCAGCTATGCATCCACAGATAAATAATCCAATTCATTTCATTCTAAATACATTAATTCCGGCTACATCACTAGCTTGTGGATTTTCACCAATTGAACGGTATCTTAAACCTCATCTAGTTTTTCTAAGTACAAATCATGAAGCAATGATAATTGCAATTGTGATAAATAGTTTAAATGAAACAATGTTTTTGATAGTTGGGTATTGACCAAGCGCTAATTCTACAGTTCCTGAATTACTTACAACTTGACCTTCATCTTGGTATTTTCTTAAAATGTAAATTGTAATAGCTGCTAACCCAATAGCTAAAATATTAATAGCAAATCCTGAAACAACTTGGTTTGATTTTAATTTA is part of the Mycoplasmopsis gallinacea genome and harbors:
- a CDS encoding M60 family metallopeptidase — its product is MTYQQKFLGYESRENKINNQVYETELLTRYSSQGFRYPGWDYNYEANNKENSFMDLDGERVNISNLVFAERVPGETDVKYSDPQWIKSQIASGQLKKHPAAALWYQKNVTDETKSLTKEFKIDGSFSGSNALGLYIPAGEIAEIEFDAETYNIFKNAWKKDLPIKIHINQNYWDNRGFNNTARISNRYPFVQSSFTLQFSEIDPETRRIKVASPFGGSLSFELKQNFKYNGNFASLKFKVYGAVEQFHYVYDQTTEEQWNAQITKIKNGEITAPVASIQTNYSSILVPFTTPTSVAGVELDNMVFPEEVFKKWNSFYEMSYYWGDYWNPKIALNYCDDIWDGAGAWGGTNNLWAAISWAKGYYDGKSLDFGFANWGNYHETNHNFEQHQDPFHIKDHGWTNIPSTVDLTFINDRTRLRNFANFTGDLDEAWARLANGYILNAKQDKNKDWYSLYANMVYQYGPMNFANWIKASGKSQNSGKFFTTMIYLADYFKLNPLYALKQYASSVTTGETLQKNFTVIKEINGESSREIPVTPEEENKLNKYPAFDFVSSIYAVGNYLYNSETGNFEYTSDTMPAFQIPAGQDYVFDFEKGIASFNPNFRIKNIQVPTQTKLGNSLTIDSNNKFKVTYHANSDTFAEIDEFDLDIIPDEFETKPSNYVPMYKMKIKIRNVVNRPVMKLYPRLNSNVNSFDELYAAYAQIDQNNIISFVQDFNFDELNYLNKKQNTLLESTMKFVAPTTGTFEFKALADDWSAVWVNNQLIGSSLRASNSEQNLGSFEFVKGQIYEIKLAVYNKAGAGNMNFWLANGTEKINLVTNSITPTLNTDNLNPDQLRNLIENPAYQYQRRYRTNESKNKTQISRYIKNLEMVEPQFSFTRMVPNVPEAPKVFDNDINTYYEKFYANAAQNRPVRLIYRTSESFKANFIDIYPRQDYWRWYVPNELTVTIKEKNSDEYHIQNLYYDFSSRYSNSSYQRVFFDRVYDIEEITIQAKNTLNTDRYGITLAEIKFGINLNTDSIIPINSENNRFYGHWEIISSERDGVETPINGFVAKSVTANDYIEIPINSPEMVIMGQKGQDMSTFDVYFDGELVGRDISASNQSNNTLLFNELLFLTKITDTNINWNDSHALKIVNKENKPLVLTFISYKDIQN
- a CDS encoding ABC transporter permease; translated protein: MPWGPLVSTFVFIFCILILGTISGIFSERVGIVNIAINGFMIFGAIMYMILQFLGTHVFTATYENKKVIGHAISMWWQVLIIPLAALLTGLFGFLFGYTTIKLKSNQVVSGFAINILAIGLAAITIYILRKYQDEGQVVSNSGTVELALGQYPTIKNIVSFKLFITIAIIIASWFVLRKTRWGLRYRSIGENPQASDVAGINVFRMKWIGLFICGCIAGVGGSIFATLRLNEFSTTADVQGIGFLALAIMITGQWKISISTIISLIFAALYSFSYFGISSFDSIKKFEELFKALPFVVTLIVLFATSKKSAGPAAAGVAYDKSKR